A genomic region of Mus musculus strain C57BL/6J chromosome 7, GRCm38.p6 C57BL/6J contains the following coding sequences:
- the Gm31649 gene encoding uncharacterized protein Gm31649 yields the protein MRPSRWLRASVQTTAPPPAPPPPSLLRHSRRKTCEQPPDRAPLAERAAAWRRDRNIWRRRRRARALGTAAWGRGADYARARALPSTRCRPSRSRVAMLLVRNSPAECVLDVSHAHRTVHPGWQPACLSAQVLQSRTLGPASSAGVATSAAAAWPIVGEEGRDNTGWAGPRQSKAPEPRWRG from the coding sequence ATGCGGCCAAGCCGCTGGCTGCGGGCCTCTGTACAGACGACGGCGCCGCCACCAGCGCCGCCTCCTCCCTCGCTTCTGAGACACTCGCGCCGCAAGACTTGCGAACAACCGCCTGACCGCGCGCCGCTCGCAGAAAGAGCCGCGGCCTGGAGGCGGGACAGAAATATCTGGCGCCGACGACGCCGCGCACGCGCGTTGGGCACCGCAGCCTGGGGGCGGGGCGCAGATTACGCACGCGCCAGGGCCCTCCCTTCCACTCGCTGCCGCCCCTCTAGATCCAGAGTAGCAATGCTGCTGGTGAGGAATTCACCCGCAGAGTGCGTGCTTGACGTCTCCCATGCCCACCGCACGGTGCACCCAGGCTGGCAACCCGCGTGCTTGAGCGCGCAGGTCCTGCAGAGCCGAACCTTAGGCCCCGCCTCCTCAGCAGGCGTGGCGACGTCTGCAGCGGCAGCCTGGCCTATAGTCGGGGAAGAGGGGCGGGACAATACAGGGTGGGCGGGGCCACGGCAGAGCAAAGCGCCGGAGCCCAGGTGGAGGGGGTGA
- the Trim28 gene encoding transcription intermediary factor 1-beta: MAASAAATAAASAATAASAASGSPGSGEGSAGGEKRPAASSAAAASAAASSPAGGGGEAQELLEHCGVCRERLRPERDPRLLPCLHSACSACLGPATPAAANNSGDGGSAGDGAMVDCPVCKQQCYSKDIVENYFMRDSGSKASSDSQDANQCCTSCEDNAPATSYCVECSEPLCETCVEAHQRVKYTKDHTVRSTGPAKTRDGERTVYCNVHKHEPLVLFCESCDTLTCRDCQLNAHKDHQYQFLEDAVRNQRKLLASLVKRLGDKHATLQKNTKEVRSSIRQVSDVQKRVQVDVKMAILQIMKELNKRGRVLVNDAQKVTEGQQERLERQHWTMTKIQKHQEHILRFASWALESDNNTALLLSKKLIYFQLHRALKMIVDPVEPHGEMKFQWDLNAWTKSAEAFGKIVAERPGTNSTGPGPMAPPRAPGPLSKQGSGSSQPMEVQEGYGFGSDDPYSSAEPHVSGMKRSRSGEGEVSGLLRKVPRVSLERLDLDLTSDSQPPVFKVFPGSTTEDYNLIVIERGAAAAAAGQAGTVPPGAPGAPPLPGMAIVKEEETEAAIGAPPAAPEGPETKPVLMPLTEGPGAEGPRLASPSGSTSSGLEVVAPEVTSAPVSGPGILDDSATICRVCQKPGDLVMCNQCEFCFHLDCHLPALQDVPGEEWSCSLCHVLPDLKEEDGSLSLDGADSTGVVAKLSPANQRKCERVLLALFCHEPCRPLHQLATDSTFSMEQPGGTLDLTLIRARLQEKLSPPYSSPQEFAQDVGRMFKQFNKLTEDKADVQSIIGLQRFFETRMNDAFGDTKFSAVLVEPPPLNLPSAGLSSQELSGPGDGP; encoded by the exons ATGGCGGCCTCGGCGGCAGCGACTGCAGCGGCCTCGGCCGCGACGGCCGCCTCGGCGGCCTCTGGTAGCCCAGGGTCGGGCGAGGGCTCGGCGGGCGGTGAGAAGCGTCCGGCTGCTTCCTCAGCCGCGGCGGCCTCTGCAGCCGCGTCGTCCCCTGCGGGGGGCGGTGGCGAGGCGCAGGAGCTTCTGGAGCACTGCGGCGTGTGTCGCGAGCGCCTGCGGCCCGAGCGGGATCCTCGGCTGCTGCCCTGTCTACATTCGGCCTGCAGTGCCTGCCTGGGCCCCGCTACACCCGCCGCAGCGAATAATTCGGGGGATGGCGGCTCGGCGGGCGACGGCGCTA TGGTGGATTGTCCAGTGTGCAAACAGCAGTGCTACTCCAAAGACATCGTGGAGAATTATTTTATGCGTGATAGTGGCAGTAAGGCCTCTTCTGATTCCCAGGATGCTAACCAG TGCTGCACTAGCTGTGAAGATAATGCCCCAGCCACTAGCTATTGTGTGGAGTGCTCTGAACCACTTTGTGAGACCTGTGTGGAGGCTCACCAGCGGGTGAAATACACCAAGGACCACACTGTGCGCTCCACAG GACCTGCTAAGACTCGAGATGGAGAGCGAACAGTCTACTGTAATGTGCACAAGCATGAGCCCCTCGTGCTGTTCTGTGAGAGCTGTGACACACTCACCTGCCGCGACTGCCAGCTCAACGCTCACAAGGACCATCA GTACCAGTTTTTGGAAGATGCAGTGAGGAACCAACGTAAACTCTTGGCTTCACTGGTGAAACGTCTTGGGGACAAACATGCCACACTTCAGAAAAACACCAAGGAGGTTCGAAGCTC GATCCGCCAGGTGTCTGATGTGCAGAAGCGAGTGCAGGTTGATGTCAAGATGGCCATTCTGCAGATCATGAAGGAGCTGAATAAGCGGGGTCGAGTTCTGGTCAATGATGCCCAG AAGGTGACCGAGGGTCAGCAGGAACGTCTGGAGCGCCAGCACTGGACCATGACCAAAATTCAGAAGCACCAGGAACACATTTTGCGTTTTGCCTCTTGGGCTCTGGAGAGTGATAACAAtacagctctcttgctctctaagAAGCTG ATCTATTTCCAGCTGCATCGGGCCCTCAAAATGATTGTGGATCCTGTGGAGCCTCATGGTGAGATGAAGTTTCAGTGGGATCTCAATGCCTGGACCAAGAGTGCTGAAGCCTTTG GCAAGATTGTGGCTGAGCGTCCTGGTACGAACTCCACAGGTCCTGGGCCCATGGCTCCTCCAAGAGCCCCAGGCCCTCTAAGCAAGCAAGGTTCTGGCAGTAGCCAG CCCATGGAAGTACAAGAGGGATATGGCTTTGGGTCAG ATGATCCCTATTCAAGTGCAGAGCCGCATGTATCAGGCATGAAGCG GTCCCGCTCTGGTGAGGGAGAGGTAAGTGGCCTCTTAAGGAAGGTGCCACGTGTGAGCCTTGAACGCCTGGATCTGGACCTCACCTCTGACAGCCAGCCACCAGTCTTCAAGGTCTTTCCTGGAAGCACTACTGAGGACTACAATCTGATTGTTATTGAGCGTGGTGCTGCTGCAGCAGCTGCTGGTCAGGCTGGGACTGTGCCACCAGGAGCCCCTGGTGCCCCACCCCTTCCTGGCATGGCCATTGTCAAG gaagaagagacagaagctGCTATTGGAGCTCCCCCGGCTGCCCCCGAGGGTCCTGAAACCAAGCCTGTGTTGATGCCTCTGACTGAAGGTCCTGGTGCCGAGGGACCTCGTCTAGCTTCACCTAGTGGCAGTACCAGCTCAGGCTTGGAGGTGGTGGCTCCTGAGGTTACCTCAGCCCCAGTAAGTGGGCCAGGTATCCTGGATGACAGTGCCACTATCTGCCGTGTCTGCCAGAAACCAGGTGACCTGGTCATGTGTAACCAGTGCGAATTTTGCTTCCACCTGGAttgccacctccctgccctgcagGATGTTCCAGG GGAGGAATGGAGTTGCTCACTCTGCCACGTGCTCCCTGACCTAAAGGAGGAAGATGGAAGCCTCAGCCTGGATGGAGCAGATAGCACTGGTGTGGTAGCTAAACTCTCACCAGCCAACCAGCGG AAATGTGAGCGTGTTCTCCTGGCCCTGTTCTGCCATGAACCATGCCGTCCCTTGCATCAGCTGGCTACCGACTCTACATTCTCCATG GAGCAGCCTGGTGGTACCCTAGACCTGACCTTGATTCGTGCTCGCCTCCAAGAGAAGCTGTCACCTCCTTATAGCTCCCCCCAGGAGTTTGCTCAAGATGTGGGCCGCATGTTCAAACAGTTCAACAAGCTGACTGAG GACAAGGCAGATGTTCAGTCCATCATCGGCTTGCAGCGCTTCTTTGAGACACGCATGAATGATGCCTTTGGTGACACCAAGTTTTCTGCTGTGCTGGTAGAACCACCACCATtgaaccttcccagtgctggcctAAGTTCTCAGGAGCTCTCTGGCCCTGGTGATGGCCCCTGA